One window of Vitis riparia cultivar Riparia Gloire de Montpellier isolate 1030 chromosome 5, EGFV_Vit.rip_1.0, whole genome shotgun sequence genomic DNA carries:
- the LOC117915207 gene encoding pentatricopeptide repeat-containing protein At1g04840-like — protein sequence MSKSQGLKALNALFKPTSPPAKTTTVTTATRAHGPSRSPETHFIPLIHASNTLPQLHQIHAQIFLHNLFSNSRVVTQLISSSCSLKSLDYALSIFRCFDHPNLFVFNALIRGLAENSRFEGSVSHFVLMLRLSIRPDRLTLPFVLKSVAALVDVGLGRCLHGGVMKLGLEFDSFVRVSLVDMYVKIGELGFGLQLFDESPQRNKAESILLWNVLINGCCKVGDLSKAASLFEAMPERNAGSWNSLINGFVRNGDLDRAKELFVQMPEKNVVSWTTMINGFSQNGDHEKALSMFWRMLEEGVRPNDLTVVSALLACTKIGALQVGERIHNYLSSNGFQLNRGIGTALVDMYAKCGNIKSASRVFVETKGKDLLTWSVMIWGWAIHGCFDQALQCFVKMKSAGINPDEVIFLAILTACSHSGNVDQGLNFFESMRLDYSIEPTMKHYTLIVDLLGRAGRLDEALSFIQSMPINPDFVIWGALFCACRAHKNIEMAELTAEKLLQLEPKHPGSYVFLSNVYAAVGRWEDVERVRTLMKNRGVEKDPGWSYIEVEGQVHSFVAGDHAHVRAEEISLKLEEITASAKQEGYMPETAWVLHNIEEEEKEDALGSHSEKLALAFGLISTAPGSTIRIVKNLRVCGDCHSMMKYASKLSRREIVLRDIKRFHHFKDGSCSCGDYW from the exons ATGTCAAAATCACAAGGACTAAAAGCTCTCAACGCTCTGTTCAAACCAACCTCCCCTCCCGCCAAAACAACCACCGTCACCACCGCCACAAGGGCTCATGGACCCTCTCGCTCCCCGGAAACCCACTTCATTCCCCTCATACACGCCTCCAACACCCTTCCTCAACTCCACCAAATCCACGCCCAAATCTTCCTCCATAATCTCTTCTCCAATAGCCGGGTGGTTACTCAGCTCATTTCCTCCTCTTGTTCGCTCAAATCCCTCGATTACGCCCTTTCCATCTTTCGTTGTTTTGATCACCCCAACTTGTTTGTTTTCAACGCTTTGATTCGTGGGCTTGCTGAGAATTCTCGATTTGAGGGCTCTGTTTCGCATTTTGTGCTAATGTTGAGGTTGAGTATTCGACCTGATCGATTAACTCTGCCGTTTGTGCTCAAATCTGTGGCGGCTTTGGTTGATGTAGGGCTTGGGAGATGTCTTCATGGTGGAGTCATGAAGCTTGGGCTTGAGTTCGATTCTTTTGTTCGGGTCTCGTTGGTTGATATGTATGTTAAAATTGGGGAGTTGGGTTTTGGTTTGCAGCTGTTTGATGAAAGTCCTCAGAGAAATAAAGCAGAGAGTATTCTGCTGTGGAATGTTTTGATTAATGGGTGTTGTAAAGTGGGGGATTTGAGTAAGGCTGCTTCGCTTTTTGAGGCAATGCCGGAGAGAAATGCGGGTTCTTGGAATAGTTTGATTAATGGGTTTGTCAGAAATGGAGATTTGGACCGAGCTAAAGAGCTTTTTGTTCAGATGCCGGAGAAGAATGTGGTTTCTTGGACCACAATGATTAATGGGTTTTCACAGAATGGGGACCATGAAAAGGCTTTATCAATGTTTTGGAGGATGCTGGAGGAGGGCGTGAGGCCTAATGATCTAACTGTTGTTTCTGCTCTTTTGGCTTGCACCAAAATTGGAGCTCTCCAAGTTGGAGAACGAATCCACAATTATCTCTCGAGCAATGGTTTCCAGTTGAACAGAGGGATTGGGACTGCTCTGGTTGACATGTATGCAAAGTGTGGGAATATCAAGTCTGCTAGCCGGGTTTTTGTTGAGACAAAAGGGAAGGACCTTCTTACTTGGAGTGTCATGATATGGGGGTGGGCAATCCATGGATGTTTTGATCAAGCTCTTCAATGCTTTGTAAAGATGAAATCTGCAG GAATAAACCCAGATGAGGTTATATTTCTTGCCATCTTAACTGCGTGTTCTCATTCCGGGAACGTAGATCAGGGGcttaatttctttgaaagcaTGAGGCTTGACTACTCCATTGAGCCTACCATGAAACATTATACATTAATTGTAGATCTGTTAGGCAGGGCAGGCCGGCTGGATGAAGCTCTAAGTTTCATTCAGAGCATGCCGATAAATCCTGATTTTGTGATATGGGGAGCACTCTTTTGTGCCTGCAGGGCTCACAAAAACATTGAAATGGCAGAACTTACTGCAGAGAAGCTCCTGCAGCTTGAACCTAAGCATCCTGGAAGCTATGTTTTTCTGTCAAACGTTTATGCTGCAGTGGGAAGATGGGAAGATGTAGAAAGAGTGAGAACTTTAATGAAGAATAGAGGTGTAGAGAAAGATCCTGGGTGGAGCTATATTGAAGTGGAGGGCCAAGTGCATAGTTTTGTAGCTGGTGATCATGCTCATGTGCGTGCAGAAGAGATAAGCCTAAAACTAGAGGAGATAACAGCAAGTGCAAAGCAAGAAGGATACATGCCTGAAACTGCATGGGTACTTCACAatattgaagaagaagagaaggaagatGCGTTGGGAAGCCATAGTGAGAAGTTGGCACTTGCCTTTGGGCTCATTAGTACTGCTCCGGGGTCAACCATAAGGATTGTGAAGAACCTGAGAGTCTGTGGGGATTGCCACTCCATGATGAAATATGCTAGTAAGCTGAGTCGAAGGGAGATCGTATTGAGAGATATAAAGCGATTTCATCATTTCAAGGATGGATCTTGCTCTTGTGGAGACTACTGGTAA